One part of the Paroedura picta isolate Pp20150507F chromosome 5, Ppicta_v3.0, whole genome shotgun sequence genome encodes these proteins:
- the ASCL4 gene encoding achaete-scute homolog 4: MLCCRMGSGKDDGLLNRISFPGPASLGSGHANPHGVPLREPFGVPIRLDPTYWDHQAYNGYSGRFSYLPFSGYVGVYDYSFEPAFIRKRNERERQRVRCVNEGYARLRDHLPKELADKRLSKVETLKAAINYIKHLQGVLDCDPLGTAKAALPAAEASLAPGLGLRKDCNSDGESKTSLTSSPYSELEEVCS, encoded by the coding sequence ATGCTTTGCTGCAGAATGGGAAGTGGTAAAGATGATGGGCTACTGAACAGGATCTCATTCCCAGGACCAGCATCCCTTGGGAGCGGCCACGCAAATCCTCACGGGGTACCGCTCCGAGAGCCGTTTGGAGTTCCTATCCGCCTTGATCCAACGTACTGGGACCACCAAGCCTACAATGGATACTCTGGAAGGTTTTCCTACTTACCCTTTTCTGGGTACGTCGGAGTCTATGACTATTCTTTCGAGCCTGCCTTCATCCGCAAGAGGAACGAGAGGGAGAGGCAACGGGTTCGTTGTGTGAACGAGGGCTACGCTCGCCTGCGAGACCATCTTCCCAAAGAGCTTGCGGACAAGCGTCTCAGCAAAGTCGAGACACTGAAAGCAGCCATAAACTACATCAAGCACCTTCAGGGTGTGTTAGACTGTGACCCTCTAGGGACTGCTAAGGCAGCCCTTCCGGCTGCAGAGGCCTCACTTGCTCCTGGTCTTGGCTTGAGAAAGGACTGCAATAGCGACGGAGAATCCAAAACTTCATTAACTTCGTCCCCATACAGTGAGCTTGAGGAAGTTTGCAGCTAA